From the Phyllopteryx taeniolatus isolate TA_2022b chromosome 20, UOR_Ptae_1.2, whole genome shotgun sequence genome, one window contains:
- the mastl gene encoding serine/threonine-protein kinase greatwall isoform X5 codes for MDVEEKDKSPRNASVTGSFKLPKIEDFVILKPISRGAFGKVYLARKKCNARLYAVKSMNKADMVDKNMTGQMKAERDALALSKSPFVVHLFYSLQTATKIYLVMEYLIGGDVKSLLHICGYFDQDMAVKYISEVALALDYIHRHGIIHRDLKPDNMLISNEGHIKLTDFGLSKVKLDGELKLTDILNTPSVSKTTNFSRTPGQVMSLINSIGFNTPVAENKRHCSTSAVSCGKMMAKNNWLGSPSVRTKETMSSPAQKPWKKGPHNFVFSAHNLAVNLTPTLMKTRKRFETTSAGSTTDTEGGVSPLWECEEKENEQNKQKARAHLESHVKADACDPPETAPRTPPPSFKRPFSDVQVSPEAPERLAKRSTEHYRRCHDLPGETAAIHTGLTGAFSDVAIVMASLGPLSVTLPALPGAVAKSLFTQMEKSPAAEEEHFAHKDLSDSSFTSPLGGRICRSLSLDSDTSETSLTISGLDPVRLPEMSASASPEELAEASASPASSFLRSKNAVAFRSYCSSINRSDVSRLSVGSALDASSPAVVLATPVQRKTSSGSSLYQTPQAVSTSHTPFRTPKSVRRGALPVEGAPILGTPDYLAPELLLRTSHDCMVDWWALGVCLFEFLAGVPPFNDETPQLVFQNILNRAVQIRCRKKQTQSTYIFIYSFLRHPLARKRRGAVRQRQEHHRHPPDRGQDQAGGTQRAEAPPAVRGL; via the exons ATGGACGTGGAGGAAAAAGACAAATCTCCTCGCAACGCGAGCGTTACAGGATCTTTCAAACTGCCGAAGATTGAAGATTTCGTCATTTTAAAACCTATCAGCCGCGGTGCTTTTGGCAAAGTCTATCTTGCACGGAAGAAATGCAACGCCCGCTTGTATGCCGTTAAG TCCATGAATAAAGCGGACATGGTGGATAAAAACATGACGGGCCAAATGAAGGCAGAGAGAGATGCCCTGGCTTTGAGCAAAAGTCCCTTCGTGGTTCACCTGTTTTATTCTCTCCAGACGGCCACCAAAATCTACCTG GTGATGGAGTACCTCATTGGAGGAGATGTGAAATCTCTTCTTCACATTTGTGGATATTTTGACCAGGACATGGCGGTCAAATACATCTCCGAGGTTGCCCTCGCTTTGGACTACATCCACCGCCATGGCATCATCCACAG GGACCTAAAACCAGACAACATGCTCATTTCCAACGAAGGTCACATTAAGTTAACCGACTTTGGGCTTTCCAAGGTGAAGCTTGACGGAG AACTGAAACTTACAGATATCCTAAACACACCCTCTGTGTCCAAAACCACAAATTTCTCACGCACGCCTGGTCAAGTCATGTCCTTAATCAACTCGATTGGTTTT AACACCCCTGTGGCAGAAAATAAACGCCACTGCAGCACCTCCGCCGTCTCCTGTGGCAAAATGATGGCGAAGAATAACTGGTTGGGCTCCCCCTCCGTGAGGACAAAGGAGACCATGAGCTCCCCAGCGCAGAAGCCCTGGAAGAAAG GGCCGCACAACTTCGTGTTCAGTGCGCACAACCTGGCCGTCAATCTGACGCCCACGCTGATGAAAACCAGGAAGCGCTTCGAGACCACGAGCGCCGGCAGCACCACCGACACCGAGGGAGGTGTCAGCCCGCTGTGGGAGTGCGAGGAG AAGGAAAATGAGCAGAACAAACAGAAGGCAAGAGCACATTTGGAGTCCCACGTGAAGGCCGATGCATGCGACCCCCCAGAAACTGCTCCTCGAACCCCCCCACCGTCCTTCAAACGGCCGTTTTCCGACGTGCAGGTGAGCCCGGAGGCTCCGGAGCGCCTCGCGAAGAGGAGCACGGAGCACTACAGACGATGCCACGACCTTCCCGGCGAGACCGCCGCCATTCACACCGGCCTCACCGGAGCCTTCTCCGACGTGGCAATCGTGATGGCCTCCCTGGGCcccctttctgtgactcttccagcgCTCCCCGGCGCCGTGGCCAAGAGCCTCTTTACCCAAATGGAAAAATCGCCAGCAGCGGAGGAGGAGCACTTTGCCCACAAGGACTTGTCAGATTCCAGCTTCACGTCACCGCTTGGCGG CAGAATTTGTCGGAGTTTGAGTCTGGATTCTGACACGTCGGAGACATCACTGACCATCAGCGGCCTCGACCCCGTCAGGCTTCCCGAAATGAGCGCCTCGGCTTCCCCCGAGGAGCTCGCCGAGGCGTCCGCCTCCCCGGCGTCGTCCTTCCTGCGGTCCAAGAACGCGGTGGCGTTCCGGAGCTACTGCAGCTCCATCAACCGCTCCGACGTGTCGCGGCTCAGCGTGGGCTCGGCCCTGGACGCGTCCTCGCCCGCTGTCGTCCTCGCCACGCCGGTCCAGAGGAAGACCAGCTCCGGCAGCTCGCTCTACCAG ACTCCTCAGGCCGTGTCCACCTCGCACACCCCCTTCCGGACTCCCAAAAGTGTGCGACGGGGGGCGCTTCCCGTGGAGGGGGCGCCCATTTTAGGGACCCCCGACTATCTGGCCCCCGAGCTGCTTTTGCGGACGTCTCACG aCTGCATGGTGGACTGGTGGGCGCTGGGCGTGTGTCTGTTCGAGTTCCTGGCCGGTGTGCCACCCTTCAACGATGAGACGCCGCAACTCGTCTTCCAGAATATTCTCAACAGAG ctgtTCAAATCAGGTGCCGGAAGAAACAGACTCAGTctacatatatttttatatattcatttttaaGACATCCCCTGGCCCGAAAGAGACGAGGAGCTGTCAGACAACGCCAGGAACACCATCGACATCCTCCTGACCGTGGACAAGACCAAGCGGGCGGGACTCAAAG AGCTGAAGCGCCACCCGCTGTTCGAGGGCTGTGA